A window of Terriglobales bacterium contains these coding sequences:
- a CDS encoding cytochrome c oxidase assembly protein: MRRLLQLGAMLLYSGLVYAHEEPGGHLTRAQAERTWSFEPVVVIPVVLTGLLFAMGAVQRWGRPGWSWAQVGSFAAGWLTLILALVSPIHKLGSLLFSIHMTQHELLMIVAAPLLVFARPIVWFLWALPRAWRERAGAWAKNRKFAAVWAAMTLPLFVWLLHGATLWAWHIPYLYDAAVQYESVHALQHTMFLFTALLFWWTLVHGRYGRLAYGVAVVYVFTTAIHTSILGALMTFTQQIWYPIYDGRTHEFHLTPLEDQQLGGLIMWIPAGVVFIILGLWLMAAWLRESEKRVGYTRAEEVSRGA; encoded by the coding sequence ATGAGAAGACTTCTCCAACTCGGCGCGATGCTGCTTTACAGCGGGCTCGTCTACGCTCACGAAGAACCGGGCGGACACCTCACGCGCGCACAGGCGGAACGGACCTGGTCGTTTGAACCGGTGGTCGTGATCCCGGTGGTGCTAACGGGCTTGTTGTTCGCCATGGGCGCTGTCCAGCGCTGGGGACGACCCGGGTGGTCGTGGGCCCAAGTGGGGTCTTTTGCCGCGGGGTGGCTCACGCTGATTCTGGCGCTCGTGTCTCCGATCCACAAGCTGGGGTCGTTGCTGTTTTCCATTCACATGACACAGCATGAACTGCTGATGATTGTGGCAGCACCGTTACTGGTGTTCGCACGACCGATCGTGTGGTTCCTGTGGGCACTTCCACGCGCCTGGCGCGAACGTGCAGGAGCCTGGGCAAAGAACCGGAAATTCGCTGCGGTGTGGGCGGCGATGACGCTGCCTCTTTTTGTCTGGCTCTTACATGGAGCCACGCTCTGGGCGTGGCACATTCCATATCTCTATGACGCGGCGGTGCAGTATGAATCCGTCCACGCGCTGCAACACACGATGTTCCTGTTCACAGCCCTGCTGTTCTGGTGGACGCTGGTCCATGGACGATACGGACGACTCGCGTATGGCGTGGCGGTGGTCTATGTGTTCACGACTGCGATCCACACCAGCATCCTGGGCGCGTTGATGACTTTCACTCAGCAGATCTGGTACCCGATCTATGACGGCCGCACGCATGAGTTCCACCTGACACCACTGGAGGACCAGCAGCTCGGGGGGCTGATCATGTGGATCCCCGCGGGTGTGGTGTTCATCATCCTCGGGCTGTGGCTCATGGCGGCATGGCTACGAGAGTCGGAGAAGCGCGTGGGTTATACACGCGCGGAAGAGGTGTCACGCGGTGCGTAG
- a CDS encoding heme-binding protein: MARTIVCVFLLAVSAWGQQKPAAGCEKIPDHEKLKAALQQVVKEGKAANSGMGNQEWATVVNRDGVVCAVVFSGPDRGSQWPGSRLISAEKANTANALSVDNFALSTANLYFASTPGQSLYSLATSAPPNPQAVFAGDPNKQGQADDPMVGKPIGGIIVFGGGLALYDTSGHIVGGLGVSGDTSCADHIVAWKVRHKLNYDTVPNGVASGPGPNDNMILDIQNGNSASGFGHPSCKGGQPPDAIIKELPTKFPTGKK; this comes from the coding sequence ATGGCCAGAACGATTGTTTGCGTGTTTCTACTTGCGGTGAGCGCGTGGGGGCAGCAGAAACCAGCGGCGGGATGCGAGAAGATACCGGACCACGAGAAGCTTAAGGCGGCACTGCAGCAGGTGGTCAAAGAAGGCAAGGCTGCCAACAGCGGCATGGGGAACCAGGAATGGGCCACCGTGGTAAACCGTGACGGGGTGGTGTGCGCAGTGGTCTTCAGCGGCCCGGACCGCGGTTCACAGTGGCCGGGAAGCAGACTTATTTCCGCAGAAAAGGCGAATACCGCTAACGCTCTAAGTGTGGACAACTTTGCTTTGTCGACAGCGAACCTGTATTTCGCTTCTACGCCGGGCCAGAGCCTGTACAGTCTCGCGACCAGCGCGCCTCCCAATCCGCAAGCGGTGTTCGCAGGCGATCCTAATAAACAGGGTCAAGCGGATGATCCGATGGTTGGAAAACCGATTGGCGGAATCATCGTGTTCGGTGGAGGACTGGCGCTTTACGACACAAGCGGTCACATCGTAGGAGGTCTGGGAGTGAGCGGCGATACATCGTGCGCAGACCACATAGTGGCGTGGAAGGTCCGGCACAAGCTGAACTACGACACGGTACCGAATGGAGTGGCCTCTGGGCCAGGCCCGAATGACAACATGATCCTCGACATCCAGAACGGTAACAGCGCGAGCGGGTTCGGACACCCGAGTTGCAAGGGCGGGCAGCCGCCTGATGCGATCATCAAGGAACTCCCGACGAAGTTTCCGACGGGAAAGAAGTAA
- the coxB gene encoding cytochrome c oxidase subunit II, translating to MRASKYLRWGCFAAVAMLSACGGRQNQQTMLHPVGPMSGRIESLWWFIFVIAVAVFVIVWIFLAGAAAKRKVQEQLPPDVYPDPSYEQKLLRRVMVATGITVIVLFAILGHSVITSKYMNSLQSKNPVSIQVYGHQWWWEVQYPNPDVSQWVTTANEIHVPVGVPVVLQTGSRDVIHSFWAPNIHGKRDLIPGQSSALWFQVDKEGTYRGQCAEFCGHQHAHMAFYIVAETPEKFQAWLEQQKKPAPEPSNDVLKHGKEVLEKGTCVMCHTVRGTNAGSRLGPDLTHVGSRLSIAAGTLPNNAGSLGGWISDPQAIKPGVRMPPNPMSSEDLQALVAYLQSLK from the coding sequence ATGAGAGCGAGCAAGTATCTGCGGTGGGGTTGCTTTGCGGCCGTGGCCATGTTGTCCGCCTGCGGCGGGCGACAGAACCAGCAGACCATGCTTCATCCGGTTGGGCCGATGTCGGGGCGGATCGAGAGCCTGTGGTGGTTCATTTTCGTGATCGCCGTAGCGGTATTCGTGATCGTGTGGATCTTCCTGGCGGGTGCGGCGGCGAAAAGAAAAGTGCAGGAGCAGTTGCCCCCGGATGTGTATCCGGATCCATCATACGAGCAAAAGCTGCTACGTCGGGTGATGGTGGCGACCGGGATCACGGTGATTGTGCTGTTCGCGATCCTGGGGCACTCGGTGATCACGAGCAAGTACATGAATTCGTTGCAGTCGAAGAATCCGGTGAGCATCCAGGTTTACGGACACCAGTGGTGGTGGGAGGTGCAGTACCCGAATCCGGATGTGAGCCAGTGGGTGACGACGGCGAACGAGATCCACGTGCCGGTAGGCGTTCCAGTGGTGCTGCAAACGGGATCGCGCGATGTGATCCACAGCTTCTGGGCTCCGAACATTCACGGCAAGCGCGACTTGATTCCGGGACAGTCGAGCGCGTTGTGGTTCCAAGTGGATAAGGAAGGAACCTATCGAGGCCAGTGCGCCGAGTTCTGCGGACATCAGCACGCGCACATGGCGTTTTACATCGTGGCGGAAACTCCGGAGAAGTTCCAGGCATGGCTGGAACAGCAGAAGAAACCGGCTCCGGAGCCCTCGAACGATGTGTTGAAGCATGGGAAAGAAGTTTTGGAGAAGGGCACATGCGTGATGTGCCATACGGTGCGCGGCACGAATGCAGGGTCGAGGCTGGGGCCCGATCTCACGCACGTGGGGAGCCGTTTGAGTATCGCGGCGGGAACGTTGCCGAACAACGCAGGATCGCTCGGAGGATGGATTTCAGATCCGCAGGCGATTAAGCCGGGCGTGCGCATGCCGCCAAACCCGATGTCGTCAGAGGACCTGCAAGCGCTGGTTGCGTATTTGCAGAGCCTGAAATAA
- the ctaD gene encoding cytochrome c oxidase subunit I, with the protein MSTVDIVSASPGTDATRHERLKDTWGDPPGIRGWFTTVNHKRIGTRYIITAFIFFLLGGILAVLMRLQLARPENHFLNPDQYNQIFTMHGTTMMFLFAVPMMFEALSVYVIPLMVGARNIAFPRLNAFSYYIYVFGGIMLWVAFVYNTGPDVGWFAYVPLSGPAYTPGKRADFWAQMITFTELSALAVAVEISVTIMKLRAPGMSLNRMPMFCWSEFVTALMVIFAMPAVMLSSTMLLMDRLVATHFFNPAEGGDALLYQHLFWFFGHPEVYIIFIPGTGIVSTIIAAFSRRKIFGYLGLVLSTVATGFIGFGVWVHHMFATGLPQLSDNFFTAASLMIVIPTGVQFFCWIATLWSGKLHFELPMWWIGGFFFVFLIGGLTGLMLAAVPLDWQVHDTYFVVAHFHYVLLGGAVFPLFGAIYYWFPKVTGRMLGETLGKWHFWLFFVGFNLTFFPMHILGMRGMPRRIYTYPVEMHWGTVNALETLGASLMGLAVLAFLANVVKSYRSGVMAGANPWLAGTLEWGTSSPPPNYNFLDLPTAGGREPLWENAPDQPVVTGVREDIRAVLVTKPMDAEPDHLTLSPSPTIWPFLAALAVTALFIGSIFTPWAIVWGSVPIAVTLIGWFWPTKKESENKKGMEKWEKK; encoded by the coding sequence TTGTCGACTGTTGACATCGTGAGTGCGTCGCCGGGGACGGATGCGACCCGTCATGAGCGCTTGAAAGATACGTGGGGCGATCCGCCGGGAATTCGCGGATGGTTCACAACGGTGAACCATAAAAGGATAGGGACGCGCTACATAATCACGGCATTCATCTTCTTCCTGCTGGGGGGAATTCTCGCAGTGCTGATGCGCCTGCAACTGGCGCGTCCGGAGAATCACTTCCTCAATCCCGATCAGTACAACCAGATCTTCACGATGCACGGCACGACGATGATGTTCCTGTTCGCCGTGCCGATGATGTTCGAAGCGCTCAGCGTGTATGTAATTCCGCTGATGGTGGGCGCGAGGAACATTGCGTTTCCGAGACTGAACGCGTTCAGCTACTACATCTACGTGTTCGGCGGAATCATGCTGTGGGTGGCCTTCGTATACAACACAGGGCCGGACGTGGGGTGGTTCGCATATGTGCCGCTTTCGGGGCCTGCGTACACGCCGGGCAAACGAGCTGACTTCTGGGCACAGATGATCACGTTCACCGAGCTTTCCGCGCTGGCGGTTGCGGTGGAGATCTCGGTGACGATCATGAAATTGCGGGCACCGGGGATGTCGTTGAACCGGATGCCGATGTTCTGCTGGTCGGAGTTCGTGACGGCGCTGATGGTGATCTTTGCCATGCCGGCGGTGATGCTGTCGTCGACGATGCTGCTCATGGACCGGTTGGTGGCGACGCATTTCTTCAATCCCGCCGAGGGTGGCGACGCGCTGCTGTACCAGCACCTGTTCTGGTTCTTCGGGCATCCGGAGGTGTACATCATCTTCATTCCGGGGACCGGGATTGTTTCGACGATCATCGCGGCATTCTCAAGAAGGAAGATTTTCGGCTACCTGGGGCTGGTGTTGTCCACGGTGGCGACAGGGTTCATCGGGTTTGGTGTGTGGGTACACCACATGTTCGCGACTGGATTACCGCAACTGAGCGACAACTTCTTTACCGCAGCGAGCCTGATGATCGTGATCCCGACTGGCGTGCAGTTCTTCTGCTGGATCGCAACGCTGTGGAGCGGGAAACTGCATTTTGAGTTGCCGATGTGGTGGATCGGCGGCTTCTTCTTCGTGTTCCTGATTGGCGGATTGACGGGGTTGATGCTGGCGGCGGTGCCGCTGGACTGGCAGGTACACGACACCTACTTCGTGGTGGCGCACTTCCATTACGTGCTGCTGGGTGGAGCTGTGTTCCCGCTGTTCGGAGCCATTTACTACTGGTTCCCCAAGGTGACCGGACGAATGCTGGGCGAAACGCTCGGCAAGTGGCACTTTTGGCTGTTCTTCGTCGGCTTCAACCTTACGTTTTTCCCCATGCACATCCTGGGTATGCGCGGGATGCCGCGTCGCATTTACACGTACCCGGTGGAAATGCATTGGGGCACCGTGAATGCGCTGGAGACGTTAGGCGCTTCTCTGATGGGACTGGCAGTGCTGGCGTTTCTAGCAAATGTCGTGAAGAGTTACCGGTCGGGAGTGATGGCGGGCGCAAACCCGTGGCTGGCGGGAACCTTGGAGTGGGGGACGTCTTCTCCGCCGCCGAACTACAACTTCCTTGATCTGCCGACGGCCGGAGGACGTGAGCCTCTTTGGGAAAACGCGCCAGACCAGCCTGTCGTGACAGGGGTGAGAGAAGACATCCGAGCCGTGCTGGTGACGAAGCCGATGGATGCTGAACCGGATCACCTAACGCTGTCCCCTTCTCCGACGATCTGGCCGTTCCTTGCAGCGCTGGCAGTAACGGCGCTGTTTATCGGAAGCATCTTTACGCCGTGGGCGATTGTGTGGGGCTCGGTGCCGATTGCAGTCACGTTGATCGGCTGGTTCTGGCCGACGAAAAAGGAATCTGAAAACAAGAAGGGCATGGAGAAGTGGGAGAAGAAGTAA
- a CDS encoding quinoprotein dehydrogenase-associated putative ABC transporter substrate-binding protein, producing the protein MCSRFLSLVLFFSLVSGAQAQLRVCADPDNLPFSNAKQQGFENKIAEVIARDLGQKLEYKWQRMGRGFVRNILNKKQCDVLLGIPAGFKPVLTTIPYYTSTYVFVNPAQSATVNSFDDGRLKQMKIGVQVVSEDYAPPAIALGRRGLVANIVGFDNTGQDAFQVMDAVASKKVGVAVVWGPTAGFYSKLHPKQVKLTPTPTRDGPGLPLTFAISMGVRKQDAELRDRLNAVLQKRRAEIERILKSYNVPLLVEAAGEARSSD; encoded by the coding sequence ATGTGTTCTCGCTTCCTTAGCCTGGTCTTGTTCTTCAGCCTGGTGAGTGGCGCGCAGGCACAGTTGCGGGTTTGCGCCGATCCGGACAATCTGCCTTTCTCCAACGCGAAGCAGCAAGGGTTCGAAAACAAGATTGCCGAAGTGATCGCGCGCGACCTCGGCCAGAAGCTCGAGTACAAATGGCAACGGATGGGTCGCGGCTTCGTGAGGAACATCCTCAACAAGAAACAATGCGACGTCCTGCTGGGGATTCCTGCAGGCTTCAAACCGGTGCTGACGACGATTCCCTACTACACATCGACCTATGTGTTCGTGAATCCCGCGCAAAGCGCGACGGTGAACAGTTTTGACGATGGCCGCCTGAAGCAGATGAAGATCGGGGTGCAGGTCGTAAGCGAGGACTATGCGCCTCCGGCGATTGCGCTCGGGAGGCGGGGGCTGGTGGCGAACATCGTGGGCTTCGATAACACAGGCCAGGACGCATTCCAGGTGATGGACGCAGTCGCGTCGAAGAAGGTCGGTGTGGCGGTGGTGTGGGGACCGACGGCAGGATTCTATTCGAAGCTGCATCCGAAGCAGGTGAAGCTTACGCCAACGCCGACTCGAGACGGCCCCGGGCTTCCGCTAACGTTTGCGATATCCATGGGCGTGCGAAAACAAGACGCTGAACTTCGCGACCGGTTGAACGCGGTTTTGCAGAAGCGCAGAGCGGAGATTGAGCGAATCCTGAAAAGCTACAACGTACCGCTGCTGGTTGAGGCGGCGGGGGAAGCGAGGTCGAGCGACTGA
- a CDS encoding M20/M25/M40 family metallo-hydrolase: MNRRDFLYGAAATAAAVSLTQFSEAQNAQFEPIWSEITKRHDEALQRLRTWMRQPSIAAENRGMAEGCELTMQMLRDAGFQTVTKVPTSGQPGIFGTLDAGAPRTVGVYFMYDVKQVDPAEWSSPPWDAAFIEKPGIGKVVMGRGAVNQKGPQSSFLAALHAIRGAGRKLPVNLVLVAEGEEEIGSTHFAEVVRKQEVTDALKKCIGVFMPSASQGLDGSIMMTLGAKGVVELELISTGEKWGRGPSRDIHSSNKARVDSPAWHLVKALNTLVSADGNDPAIPGFADKARPISAAEKKMIAEAAKRMNEEVIKTQLGVKRWIRDASFEQSLEMLMSSPTVNIEGLVGGYTGPGGKTVLPHKAVAKLDLRLVPDMTAAEALAALKTHLAKQGFGDIEVNMSGGYDPTSTAADAALIRAEMNVYQRAGVDPIVLPRNAGSWPGYLFTGEPLKIAAGHFGLGHGSGAHAPDEYYVIESANPKLAGMDGATRSFVEYLYELAAIR; the protein is encoded by the coding sequence ATGAACCGCAGAGACTTCCTTTATGGCGCCGCGGCCACGGCTGCGGCAGTTTCTCTTACGCAGTTTTCTGAAGCTCAAAACGCACAATTTGAACCAATCTGGTCAGAAATTACCAAGCGTCACGACGAGGCACTACAGAGGCTCCGGACGTGGATGCGGCAGCCATCGATAGCCGCGGAAAACCGTGGAATGGCGGAAGGCTGTGAACTCACCATGCAGATGCTGCGCGATGCAGGATTCCAGACGGTCACGAAGGTGCCGACATCGGGACAGCCCGGCATTTTTGGCACACTTGACGCCGGTGCACCGCGCACGGTCGGCGTGTATTTCATGTATGACGTGAAGCAGGTCGATCCCGCGGAATGGTCGTCTCCGCCTTGGGACGCGGCGTTCATCGAAAAGCCAGGCATCGGCAAAGTTGTGATGGGCCGCGGGGCGGTGAACCAGAAAGGACCGCAATCAAGCTTCCTCGCGGCACTCCATGCAATCCGAGGGGCGGGCAGGAAACTGCCGGTAAACCTTGTGCTTGTAGCGGAAGGCGAAGAAGAGATTGGATCGACGCATTTCGCCGAAGTCGTGCGCAAGCAGGAAGTGACCGACGCACTGAAGAAATGCATAGGCGTTTTTATGCCGTCCGCTTCGCAAGGCCTGGATGGCAGCATCATGATGACGCTGGGCGCGAAAGGCGTGGTGGAACTGGAACTGATATCGACGGGAGAAAAATGGGGACGCGGTCCGAGCCGCGACATTCATTCCAGCAACAAAGCCCGAGTGGACAGTCCGGCATGGCATTTAGTGAAAGCGTTGAACACGCTCGTATCGGCAGATGGAAACGATCCGGCGATTCCGGGCTTTGCGGACAAAGCGCGTCCGATCTCAGCGGCCGAGAAGAAGATGATCGCCGAAGCCGCAAAGAGGATGAACGAGGAAGTCATCAAGACACAGTTGGGCGTGAAGCGGTGGATTCGTGATGCCAGTTTTGAGCAGTCGCTGGAAATGCTGATGTCGAGTCCAACGGTGAACATTGAGGGACTGGTAGGCGGCTACACAGGGCCGGGCGGAAAGACAGTGCTTCCGCACAAAGCTGTGGCGAAGCTTGACCTGCGCCTGGTTCCTGACATGACGGCCGCAGAAGCATTGGCCGCATTGAAAACTCACCTGGCAAAGCAGGGGTTCGGCGACATCGAGGTGAACATGAGCGGTGGATACGATCCGACCAGCACGGCCGCAGACGCGGCGCTGATCCGCGCGGAAATGAACGTTTATCAGCGAGCTGGGGTCGATCCCATCGTTCTTCCTCGCAACGCAGGTTCGTGGCCGGGATATTTGTTTACAGGAGAACCGCTGAAGATCGCTGCCGGGCATTTCGGGCTGGGTCACGGAAGTGGCGCCCATGCGCCCGACGAATACTATGTGATCGAATCGGCCAATCCGAAGCTGGCGGGCATGGATGGTGCGACGCGATCATTTGTCGAGTACCTGTACGAACTTGCTGCGATCCGTTAG
- a CDS encoding c-type cytochrome — MRSLWLLLMAVALLLACDPARPNRQSEIARNTGGNAKAGKEKMRAYGCPACHTIPGIQGNALVGPPLISWSKRVYIAGEVPNTPSNLMKWIQHPTSIEPKTAMPEMGVTDQDSRDIAAYLYSLN; from the coding sequence GTGCGTAGTCTCTGGCTACTTCTGATGGCGGTAGCGTTGTTGCTGGCGTGCGATCCGGCGCGTCCGAACCGCCAATCGGAGATCGCGCGCAACACGGGTGGAAACGCAAAAGCCGGAAAGGAAAAGATGCGTGCATACGGGTGTCCGGCCTGCCATACCATCCCGGGAATTCAGGGAAATGCGTTGGTGGGACCGCCGCTGATCAGTTGGTCGAAGCGTGTGTATATCGCTGGTGAGGTACCAAATACTCCTTCGAACCTGATGAAGTGGATTCAACACCCGACTAGCATTGAGCCGAAAACAGCGATGCCCGAGATGGGAGTGACGGACCAGGACAGCCGTGACATCGCGGCGTATTTGTATTCGTTGAACTAG
- a CDS encoding methanol/ethanol family PQQ-dependent dehydrogenase has translation MQVGYRGKTWWVPLLVVFLTLCGCKGSKSRQSSPQNAPIGQYTGNAYTGKMEADDGQWVRPAKDYASTRYSTLNEINTQNVKNLKVAFTFDTGTDRGQEAAPLVVNNTMYIVTPWPNLLYALDLTKPGAPLKWKYDPRPAAAAKGVACCDWVNRGASYDSGRIFYNTLDGNTVAVDANTGQQAWKTKVADINKGESLTMAPLVVKGKVLVGVSGGEFGIHGWLTAVDAKTGAIAWRAYHTGPDKDALIGPRFKPFYPQYKGQDLGVKTWPPDAWKIGGAGAWGWISYDPELNLIYYGTANPGPWNAEMRPGDNLWSAGIFARDPDTGEAVWYYQTSPHDLYDYDSVNESILLDLPIKGQTRKVLIRPERNGYMYVIDRTNGEVLSATPFGHVNTTSGVDLKTGYLQYVEEKKPRFGAVVRDICPTAPGAKDWQPSAFSPKTGLIYIPHQNLCMDAETTDANYIAGTPYVGSNNRMYAGPGGHMGEFTAWDPVQAKAVWVLKEPFPVWSGALATAGNVVFYGTMEGWFKAIDAVSGQELWKFKTGSGIIGQPVTYRGPDGKQYVAVLSGIGGWAGAVVSGGLDARDSSAALGFANATKELQKLTAPGGTLYVFSLP, from the coding sequence ATGCAAGTCGGGTACCGGGGAAAGACCTGGTGGGTTCCGCTCCTGGTTGTGTTCCTGACATTGTGCGGATGCAAGGGTTCAAAGAGCCGCCAGTCCTCTCCGCAAAATGCTCCGATCGGCCAATACACGGGAAATGCCTACACCGGCAAGATGGAGGCGGATGACGGCCAATGGGTGCGTCCGGCGAAAGACTACGCCAGCACCCGCTACAGCACGCTCAACGAGATCAACACACAGAACGTAAAGAACCTGAAAGTAGCGTTCACGTTTGACACGGGCACTGACCGCGGACAGGAAGCGGCACCGCTGGTGGTGAATAACACGATGTATATCGTGACGCCGTGGCCCAACCTTCTTTATGCGCTCGACCTGACAAAGCCGGGAGCGCCGCTGAAGTGGAAGTACGATCCCCGACCGGCGGCGGCGGCGAAGGGCGTGGCCTGCTGCGACTGGGTGAATCGCGGCGCGAGCTACGACAGCGGCCGGATCTTCTATAACACGCTCGACGGCAACACGGTGGCGGTGGATGCGAACACCGGTCAGCAGGCATGGAAGACGAAGGTGGCGGACATCAATAAAGGTGAAAGCCTGACGATGGCGCCGTTGGTGGTAAAGGGCAAGGTACTGGTTGGCGTGAGCGGCGGCGAGTTCGGTATCCATGGGTGGTTGACGGCGGTGGATGCTAAAACGGGCGCGATCGCGTGGCGCGCGTACCACACGGGTCCTGACAAGGACGCACTGATCGGGCCGCGATTCAAGCCGTTCTATCCCCAATACAAAGGACAAGATTTAGGCGTTAAGACATGGCCTCCGGACGCGTGGAAGATTGGCGGGGCGGGCGCGTGGGGATGGATTTCTTACGATCCGGAACTGAACTTGATCTATTACGGCACGGCAAATCCGGGGCCGTGGAACGCGGAGATGCGTCCGGGCGACAACTTGTGGAGCGCCGGTATTTTTGCGCGCGATCCGGATACGGGCGAAGCGGTTTGGTACTACCAGACTTCGCCGCACGATCTTTATGACTACGACTCGGTGAACGAGAGCATCCTGCTGGACCTGCCGATTAAAGGACAGACGAGAAAAGTACTGATTCGTCCGGAACGCAACGGCTACATGTACGTGATCGACCGGACGAATGGCGAGGTGCTGTCAGCCACGCCGTTCGGACACGTGAACACCACGTCGGGTGTCGATCTGAAAACGGGTTACCTGCAATACGTGGAAGAAAAGAAGCCGCGGTTTGGAGCGGTAGTGCGGGATATCTGTCCGACAGCACCGGGCGCGAAAGACTGGCAACCGTCGGCGTTCTCGCCGAAGACGGGGCTGATCTACATCCCCCACCAGAACCTCTGCATGGACGCCGAAACAACGGACGCCAATTACATCGCAGGCACGCCTTACGTGGGATCGAACAACCGCATGTACGCGGGTCCGGGTGGGCACATGGGCGAATTCACGGCGTGGGATCCGGTACAGGCGAAAGCCGTATGGGTGCTGAAGGAGCCGTTCCCTGTCTGGAGCGGAGCGCTGGCCACGGCGGGAAACGTAGTTTTCTACGGCACGATGGAGGGCTGGTTCAAGGCCATTGACGCGGTCAGCGGGCAGGAGTTGTGGAAGTTCAAGACGGGCTCGGGGATCATCGGACAGCCGGTGACATATCGCGGTCCGGACGGCAAGCAATACGTGGCGGTGCTGTCGGGAATCGGTGGCTGGGCGGGCGCGGTGGTTTCAGGCGGATTGGACGCGAGGGATTCGTCGGCCGCATTGGGATTTGCGAACGCCACCAAAGAGTTGCAGAAGCTGACTGCACCGGGAGGCACGCTGTATGTGTTCTCGCTTCCTTAG
- a CDS encoding c-type cytochrome, with product MRVMAMIAAMALLLFAACERERRDFRTPTSAASPGDTGVEQSPLHPGGGPPLKPGESESEANGGAGPYEYNAYAVAEGQKLYMAFNCVGCHFHGGGGIGSPLMDANWIYGSQPQNIHDTIVEGRPNGMPSFRGRIPDYQVWQIVAYVRSMSGQLPPTVRPGRSDNMNIKKPEQVIPSEHPQQR from the coding sequence ATGCGAGTGATGGCAATGATCGCTGCGATGGCCTTGCTGTTGTTCGCCGCATGCGAGCGCGAGCGCCGTGATTTCCGGACGCCGACTTCCGCGGCGTCGCCGGGAGACACAGGAGTGGAGCAGAGCCCGCTGCATCCGGGCGGAGGGCCACCGCTGAAGCCGGGCGAGTCGGAATCGGAAGCGAACGGTGGCGCAGGTCCGTATGAATACAACGCGTACGCAGTTGCCGAAGGACAGAAGCTCTACATGGCATTTAACTGCGTGGGTTGCCACTTCCATGGCGGTGGAGGAATTGGATCTCCGCTGATGGACGCGAATTGGATCTATGGCAGCCAGCCGCAGAACATTCACGACACGATTGTTGAAGGACGTCCGAATGGGATGCCGTCGTTCCGGGGGCGAATTCCCGATTACCAAGTGTGGCAGATCGTTGCGTACGTGCGCTCGATGAGCGGCCAATTACCGCCAACGGTACGGCCGGGGCGCTCGGACAACATGAACATCAAGAAACCGGAGCAGGTTATCCCGTCGGAGCATCCGCAGCAACGATGA